The following proteins are encoded in a genomic region of Natrarchaeobius halalkaliphilus:
- a CDS encoding DNA-directed RNA polymerase subunit N: MMVPVRCFTCGNVVGEHWEEFDERANEGDEDPEKVLDELGVDRYCCRRMLVSHADLVDVVSPYQ, from the coding sequence ATGATGGTACCGGTTCGGTGTTTCACCTGTGGTAACGTCGTCGGCGAACACTGGGAAGAGTTCGACGAACGAGCGAACGAGGGCGACGAGGATCCCGAGAAGGTACTCGACGAACTCGGCGTCGACCGCTATTGCTGTCGGCGTATGCTCGTCAGTCACGCCGATCTGGTCGATGTCGTCTCCCCATACCAGTAA
- the rpsB gene encoding 30S ribosomal protein S2 → MTDNDATQEGLDAAEEEIEEEPAEGAGPAAEPDEDVEPADAQPAEAEAGAADADAESATEDEDAGPTLDDDVMSDEEADLLIPVEDYLGAGVHIGTQQKTADMERFIHRVRTDGLYVLDVSKTDGRIRTAADFLANYAPEQILVTSSRQYGRFPAEKFAEAAGARARTGRFIPGTLTNPKYDGYIEPDVVVVTDPIGDAQAVKEAITVGIPVIAMCDSNNQLSNVDLVVPTNNKGRKALSVVYWLLANEVLDRRGAEPSYSLEDFESGI, encoded by the coding sequence ATGACAGATAACGACGCAACCCAGGAAGGGCTCGACGCCGCCGAAGAGGAGATCGAGGAGGAGCCAGCCGAAGGGGCTGGCCCCGCCGCCGAACCCGACGAGGACGTCGAGCCAGCGGACGCACAGCCCGCCGAGGCCGAGGCCGGAGCGGCCGACGCCGACGCAGAATCAGCGACCGAGGACGAGGATGCCGGACCCACGCTCGACGACGACGTGATGTCCGACGAGGAGGCCGACCTCCTCATCCCCGTCGAGGACTACCTCGGTGCCGGTGTTCACATCGGTACCCAGCAAAAGACCGCGGACATGGAGCGGTTCATCCACCGCGTCAGAACCGACGGCCTCTACGTCCTCGACGTCTCGAAGACCGACGGCCGCATTCGAACCGCCGCGGACTTCCTCGCGAACTACGCACCCGAACAGATTCTCGTCACCTCGAGTCGACAGTACGGTCGCTTCCCGGCCGAAAAGTTCGCAGAGGCCGCCGGCGCTCGTGCCCGAACCGGCCGGTTCATCCCGGGAACGCTCACCAATCCGAAGTACGACGGCTACATCGAGCCGGACGTCGTCGTCGTCACGGACCCGATCGGTGACGCCCAGGCCGTCAAGGAGGCCATCACGGTCGGCATCCCGGTCATCGCGATGTGTGACTCGAACAACCAGCTCAGTAACGTCGACCTCGTCGTTCCGACGAACAACAAGGGTCGAAAGGCCCTCTCGGTCGTCTACTGGCTGCTCGCCAACGAGGTTCTCGACCGCCGCGGTGCCGAACCCTCGTACTCGCTCGAGGACTTCGAAAGCGGCATCTGA
- a CDS encoding 50S ribosomal protein L13: protein MSVAEFDADAVIDARDCILGRVASEVAQRALDGERIAIVNAEDAVITGDKEDVFETYRTRLQMGSDSGPYYPRRPDTIFKRSVRGMLPYKKPRGREALDGVRVYVGNPYEGDRDAEIVEDTSLDRLSNIRFVHLGEVSEQIGANVTW from the coding sequence ATGAGCGTCGCAGAGTTCGACGCCGACGCCGTCATCGACGCCCGCGACTGTATTCTCGGTCGCGTCGCCAGCGAGGTCGCCCAGCGCGCACTCGACGGCGAACGCATCGCCATCGTCAACGCCGAGGACGCCGTCATCACCGGCGACAAAGAGGACGTCTTCGAGACGTACCGAACCAGACTCCAGATGGGATCGGACAGCGGTCCCTACTATCCGCGTCGACCGGATACGATCTTCAAGCGATCCGTTCGAGGGATGCTTCCCTACAAGAAGCCCCGCGGTCGCGAAGCGCTCGACGGCGTTCGCGTCTACGTCGGTAACCCCTACGAGGGCGACCGAGACGCCGAAATCGTCGAGGACACCTCGCTGGATCGACTCTCGAACATTCGCTTCGTCCACCTGGGCGAAGTCTCCGAACAAATCGGTGCTAACGTCACATGGTAA
- a CDS encoding alpha/beta fold hydrolase, producing MAEITGSDTGNKIETITSPDGTEIAYKRTGSGPPLVLVHGADVDHRFWDVSGVRQSLAEHHTVYAMDRRGHGESEHPDEFELDREFEDIVAVVDSIDEPVHLVGESGGAFSSLEAVLRTDNVRTLTLHEPPVPGFEDAPAREGFETMVDMLDEGDRDRALATFLEGPAGATPEEVEQLRNHPIWPEYVATFIETVIPKMEAEAEADYQFDPDRFAQLTVPTLLLAASETAEWLLDATDAVADALPNARVVSIDGYGHGAVASAPDWFTSEVLVFVRESH from the coding sequence ATGGCCGAAATCACAGGATCCGACACGGGAAATAAAATCGAAACAATCACGTCCCCGGATGGGACCGAAATTGCCTACAAACGAACCGGGAGTGGACCGCCGCTCGTGCTCGTCCACGGTGCGGACGTCGACCACAGGTTCTGGGACGTCTCCGGAGTGCGACAATCCCTCGCGGAACACCACACGGTCTACGCGATGGACCGTCGCGGCCACGGCGAGAGCGAGCACCCCGACGAGTTCGAACTGGACCGGGAGTTCGAGGACATTGTCGCGGTCGTCGACTCGATCGACGAGCCCGTGCATCTTGTCGGGGAGTCCGGCGGCGCGTTCTCCTCGCTGGAGGCCGTCTTGCGAACCGACAACGTCCGTACACTGACCCTGCACGAACCCCCCGTTCCGGGGTTCGAAGACGCTCCCGCCCGCGAGGGCTTCGAGACGATGGTCGACATGTTGGACGAGGGGGACCGCGATCGGGCGCTGGCGACCTTCCTGGAAGGGCCCGCTGGGGCCACGCCGGAGGAAGTCGAGCAATTGCGCAATCATCCCATTTGGCCGGAATACGTGGCGACCTTCATCGAAACCGTGATCCCCAAGATGGAGGCCGAAGCCGAAGCCGACTACCAGTTCGACCCGGACCGGTTCGCACAGCTGACCGTCCCGACGCTGCTGTTGGCCGCCAGCGAGACCGCCGAGTGGCTTCTCGACGCAACGGACGCGGTCGCCGACGCGCTCCCGAACGCCCGCGTCGTCAGCATCGACGGATACGGCCACGGAGCAGTCGCCAGCGCACCGGACTGGTTCACGAGCGAAGTACTCGTATTCGTGCGTGAATCGCACTGA
- a CDS encoding LolA family protein — MSIAHGPSMTIVAVLGVVAFAVAGAALVDVLESEPDAEALVADVIDDRETHVVEIEPAAGAPAGDGVSVLVGETEYVLGPDSEADASNASRTTTWWIDVEAGFPIKERIVTEHENPHEHVIERERTVRTVTYENVRFDEPIPDERFTFDPPDGTDIYEPAESDDVSTFAEAADAVPFPIAEPTPPEAFDLELVTANEFEGDATVQFLYRDGDELADDSLQGRITERPPTYDPEDVLEESVGDVDGSFVSTPMGTTLVWHCGDVRYELTPDVDGDEQALATTVAGSTGCPS, encoded by the coding sequence ATGTCCATCGCGCACGGTCCGTCGATGACGATCGTCGCCGTTCTGGGAGTCGTCGCTTTCGCCGTTGCGGGTGCCGCCCTGGTTGACGTCCTCGAGTCCGAGCCCGACGCGGAGGCGCTCGTTGCCGACGTGATCGACGACCGGGAAACGCACGTCGTCGAAATCGAGCCGGCGGCCGGTGCTCCCGCGGGCGACGGCGTGAGCGTCCTCGTCGGTGAGACTGAGTACGTGCTGGGACCGGACTCCGAAGCGGACGCGTCGAACGCGAGTCGGACGACGACGTGGTGGATCGACGTCGAGGCCGGATTTCCGATCAAAGAGCGAATCGTCACCGAACACGAAAACCCACACGAACACGTCATAGAGCGCGAGCGCACTGTCCGGACGGTCACCTACGAGAACGTTCGATTCGACGAGCCGATCCCCGACGAGCGGTTCACGTTCGACCCGCCGGACGGAACCGATATCTACGAACCCGCCGAATCTGACGACGTCTCGACGTTCGCGGAGGCTGCCGACGCCGTTCCGTTTCCGATCGCGGAGCCGACCCCGCCCGAGGCGTTCGACCTCGAGCTCGTAACGGCAAACGAGTTCGAGGGCGATGCGACCGTTCAGTTCCTCTACCGGGACGGTGACGAGCTCGCCGACGACTCGCTACAGGGCCGCATCACCGAACGGCCTCCGACGTACGATCCCGAGGACGTTCTGGAGGAGAGCGTCGGCGACGTCGACGGCTCGTTCGTCTCGACGCCGATGGGGACGACTCTCGTCTGGCACTGCGGGGACGTCCGGTACGAACTCACGCCGGATGTCGACGGAGACGAGCAAGCCCTGGCGACTACGGTTGCCGGTTCGACAGGTTGTCCGTCGTGA
- a CDS encoding isopentenyl phosphate kinase, whose protein sequence is MIVLKLGGSAITDKDRAETLDGEALESASDAIATALEASAEPGNPNLVIVHGGGSFGHANASDHGVTTTEGSHDIDAVHDIHGAMKTLNGFVLSRLIERDVPAVPVHPFSTASRDQSGRLELPTGQVETMVSEGFVPVLHGDLVSHAERGVTVVSGDELVAELARALEADRVGLCSTVPGVLDDDDVVIERITTLEGVADVLGESESTDVTGGMAAKVAALLDLDAEATIFGLDELEAFLAGERPGTTVY, encoded by the coding sequence ATGATCGTCCTGAAACTCGGGGGGAGTGCGATCACGGACAAGGACCGTGCGGAAACCCTCGACGGCGAGGCGCTCGAGTCCGCATCCGACGCGATCGCGACCGCACTCGAGGCGTCCGCCGAACCGGGTAACCCGAACCTCGTCATCGTCCACGGCGGCGGGAGCTTCGGTCACGCGAACGCGAGCGACCACGGCGTGACGACGACCGAGGGATCACACGACATCGATGCAGTCCACGACATCCACGGCGCGATGAAGACCCTGAACGGGTTCGTCCTGAGCAGGCTCATCGAGCGCGACGTTCCGGCCGTTCCGGTACATCCGTTTTCGACCGCCTCTCGCGACCAGAGCGGTCGACTCGAGTTGCCGACCGGCCAGGTCGAGACGATGGTGTCCGAGGGGTTCGTTCCGGTTTTGCACGGCGATCTGGTCTCTCACGCCGAACGGGGTGTGACGGTCGTCAGCGGCGACGAACTCGTCGCGGAGCTCGCTCGAGCTCTCGAGGCGGACCGCGTCGGTCTCTGTTCGACCGTTCCCGGCGTCCTCGACGACGACGATGTGGTGATCGAACGGATCACGACGCTGGAGGGGGTCGCGGACGTCCTCGGTGAAAGCGAGTCGACGGACGTAACGGGCGGGATGGCCGCGAAGGTCGCCGCGCTGCTCGACCTCGATGCCGAGGCGACAATTTTCGGTCTCGACGAACTCGAGGCGTTTCTCGCGGGAGAGCGGCCGGGAACGACCGTTTACTGA
- a CDS encoding DNA-directed RNA polymerase subunit K — protein sequence MQQQHHNRYEKARILGARALQVSYGAPVLIETDRTEPILIAAEEYDAGVLPFTVDRGKSRQ from the coding sequence ATGCAACAACAACACCACAACCGCTACGAGAAGGCACGTATCCTCGGTGCGCGAGCGCTGCAGGTGTCCTACGGGGCACCGGTGCTGATCGAGACGGACCGGACTGAGCCGATTCTGATCGCCGCCGAAGAGTACGACGCTGGTGTGTTGCCGTTCACCGTCGATCGAGGGAAATCCAGACAATGA
- a CDS encoding helix-turn-helix transcriptional regulator, with translation MESSIEEIEFIASSKHRVGVLEALTEGDHDRGDLKSRTGAHSSTIGRVLSDFEERRWIERNGPTYELTPLGEFVADQFADLCDAMDIEGKLRDVWQWLPREMEGFSPELFADAVIAYPPTGYPYEPLERVIQLYEENNSLRGFGSTIFKGAAYEVFTREALDGMETEFIYPATCLSAIINWNPELFQQTATLEHCNILVHDDLPDRRRCGIDIFDDRVAICCHDPETRAFRAWFDTAAPEAREWAKSVFQEYRSEARPVDEEVLATPVPEQFTSP, from the coding sequence ATGGAGTCGTCCATCGAGGAAATCGAATTTATCGCCAGCTCGAAACATCGCGTTGGGGTTCTTGAGGCACTCACAGAGGGAGACCATGATCGAGGCGACCTGAAGTCGAGGACCGGAGCCCATTCCTCGACCATCGGACGTGTACTCAGTGACTTCGAAGAGCGGCGATGGATCGAACGAAATGGGCCGACGTATGAACTGACCCCGCTTGGTGAATTCGTCGCCGACCAGTTCGCGGACCTGTGCGACGCGATGGATATCGAAGGAAAGCTCCGGGATGTCTGGCAGTGGCTTCCGCGGGAAATGGAGGGGTTTTCACCGGAGTTGTTTGCAGATGCCGTTATTGCCTATCCACCCACTGGATACCCGTACGAACCCCTCGAACGGGTCATCCAACTGTACGAAGAGAACAACTCACTCCGCGGATTTGGGTCGACAATATTCAAAGGGGCTGCGTACGAGGTGTTCACTCGAGAGGCTCTCGACGGGATGGAAACGGAATTCATATACCCCGCAACGTGCCTGTCAGCGATCATCAACTGGAATCCCGAACTATTCCAGCAAACGGCCACCCTGGAACATTGCAACATCCTCGTTCACGACGACCTCCCCGACAGGCGACGGTGTGGCATCGATATCTTTGATGACCGTGTCGCGATTTGCTGTCACGATCCAGAAACCAGGGCCTTCCGTGCATGGTTCGATACTGCTGCACCCGAGGCCAGAGAGTGGGCGAAATCTGTCTTTCAGGAGTACCGCAGCGAGGCTCGGCCAGTCGACGAGGAGGTGTTGGCCACACCGGTGCCGGAGCAATTTACATCGCCATAG
- a CDS encoding thiamine-phosphate synthase family protein — MSLVLPSELVVDRFLPTVRAMLATRLAERDMTQREIAANLGVTQAAVSKYVSGDGGGDDRFRDDPETVATVDRIADGLASGEFDGYDALSELLSLVRTLEDRGPICDLHEETMPELEGLGCDLCVRGLDPDVRAERDVLGDVRTAARTLASSPQMADYVPNVGTNIGMALSNPRDETDVAAVPGRIYAVGRRIEIPANPEFGASKHVATAVLAAESVDSRTRGAINVATDESILEAARSAGIDPLEFEADYEDRRAHLQERFRDRGRVPRVAYHRGAFGIEPTTYVFGPAASDAAKLIVELLEAAATNE; from the coding sequence ATGTCCCTCGTCTTGCCGAGCGAACTCGTGGTCGATCGCTTTCTCCCGACCGTCCGTGCGATGCTCGCGACCCGACTGGCTGAGCGGGACATGACCCAACGGGAGATCGCAGCGAATCTCGGGGTCACTCAGGCCGCGGTCAGCAAGTACGTAAGCGGCGACGGCGGCGGCGACGATCGGTTCCGCGACGATCCGGAGACCGTCGCGACCGTCGATCGAATCGCTGACGGACTCGCAAGCGGCGAGTTCGACGGCTACGACGCGCTTTCGGAACTCCTTTCGCTCGTTCGAACTCTTGAGGACCGCGGCCCCATCTGTGATCTCCACGAAGAAACGATGCCCGAACTCGAGGGACTCGGCTGTGATCTCTGCGTTCGCGGGCTCGATCCCGACGTCCGAGCCGAACGCGACGTTCTGGGGGACGTTCGCACGGCCGCTCGAACGCTCGCATCGTCGCCGCAGATGGCCGACTACGTCCCCAACGTCGGTACGAACATCGGGATGGCGCTGTCGAACCCTCGAGACGAAACCGACGTTGCCGCTGTCCCCGGTCGCATCTACGCCGTGGGCCGTCGGATCGAAATCCCGGCGAACCCCGAGTTTGGCGCATCGAAACACGTCGCGACGGCCGTTCTCGCGGCCGAATCGGTCGACTCCCGGACTCGAGGTGCGATCAACGTCGCGACGGACGAGTCCATACTCGAGGCGGCCCGGTCCGCCGGGATCGACCCTCTCGAGTTCGAGGCCGACTACGAGGACCGTCGCGCGCACCTCCAGGAGCGGTTCCGTGACCGCGGACGCGTTCCGCGCGTGGCCTACCACCGCGGCGCGTTCGGCATCGAGCCGACGACGTACGTGTTCGGACCCGCGGCCAGCGACGCGGCGAAACTGATCGTCGAGTTGCTCGAAGCTGCAGCCACAAACGAGTGA
- the eno gene encoding phosphopyruvate hydratase, translating to MTLITDVRLRRILDSRGNPTVEADVVTESGGFGRAAAPSGASTGEYEAIERPPTEAIAAAREHAVPRLIGEAYAGNQREVDAILRAADGTDDFSEIGANSAVAISMAAAKAGADVLGAPLFQHLGGAFRGDNFPIPLGNVVGGGEHAADATDIQEFLAAPIGAPSVGDAVFANAAVHAAVSDLLTERDVPCGKGDEGAWAPSIDDGEAFELVDEAVSLVEDEVGFEISFGLDVAGAELYDAGSGTYEYSDTSRTTDEQIEYIADLVREYDLAYVEDPLDENDYEAFADLTDEVGDRTLVCGDDLFVTNTDRLADGIDVGAANSILIKPNQIGTLTDAFDAIELATAHGYDSVVSHRSGETEDATIAHLAVATDVPFIKTGAVGGERTAKLNELIRIADDAT from the coding sequence ATGACGCTCATCACTGACGTCCGACTCAGGCGGATCCTCGACTCGCGCGGGAACCCGACGGTCGAGGCAGACGTCGTTACGGAAAGTGGCGGCTTCGGTCGTGCAGCGGCACCGAGCGGTGCCAGCACGGGCGAGTACGAGGCTATCGAACGGCCACCGACGGAAGCGATCGCCGCGGCTCGTGAACACGCCGTTCCGCGACTGATTGGCGAAGCCTACGCCGGTAATCAGCGCGAGGTCGACGCGATCTTGCGCGCCGCCGATGGGACGGACGACTTCTCGGAGATCGGCGCGAACAGCGCAGTCGCGATCTCCATGGCGGCCGCGAAAGCGGGTGCCGACGTTCTCGGTGCCCCGCTGTTTCAGCACCTCGGTGGTGCGTTCCGCGGTGACAACTTCCCCATCCCGCTTGGCAACGTCGTCGGTGGAGGCGAGCACGCCGCGGACGCGACGGATATCCAGGAGTTCCTCGCAGCACCCATCGGCGCACCGAGCGTCGGGGACGCGGTCTTTGCGAACGCTGCGGTCCACGCGGCCGTCTCGGATCTCCTGACCGAACGCGACGTCCCCTGTGGGAAGGGTGACGAGGGAGCGTGGGCTCCGTCGATCGACGACGGCGAGGCGTTCGAACTCGTCGACGAAGCCGTCTCGCTCGTCGAAGACGAGGTCGGCTTCGAAATCTCGTTCGGACTCGACGTCGCAGGTGCGGAGCTCTACGACGCCGGTTCCGGAACCTACGAGTACAGCGATACGAGCCGAACCACGGACGAGCAGATCGAATACATCGCTGACCTCGTCAGAGAGTACGATCTGGCCTACGTCGAGGACCCACTCGACGAGAACGATTACGAGGCGTTCGCGGACCTCACCGACGAAGTCGGTGACCGGACGCTGGTCTGTGGAGACGACCTCTTCGTCACGAACACGGATCGGTTGGCCGACGGAATCGACGTCGGCGCGGCAAACAGCATCCTGATCAAACCGAACCAGATCGGGACGCTGACCGACGCGTTCGACGCTATCGAACTCGCGACCGCACACGGCTACGACTCGGTCGTCTCCCACCGCTCGGGCGAGACCGAGGACGCGACGATCGCACACCTCGCCGTCGCAACCGACGTCCCCTTCATCAAGACGGGTGCCGTCGGCGGCGAGCGAACTGCAAAGCTCAACGAGCTCATCAGAATTGCAGACGACGCGACATGA
- a CDS encoding 30S ribosomal protein S9 has protein sequence MVTNTSGKKKTAVARATVSEGEGRVRINSKPVELVEPEMSRLKMLEPFRIAGDELRSEMDIDVRIEGGGISGQADAVRTAIARGIVQHTNDAELRDAFMEFDRSLLVNDVRQSEPKKWGGPGARARYQKSYR, from the coding sequence ATGGTAACGAACACGAGTGGAAAGAAAAAGACCGCCGTCGCCCGCGCAACCGTCAGCGAGGGCGAGGGTCGGGTTCGAATCAATTCCAAGCCAGTCGAACTGGTCGAACCGGAAATGTCCCGTCTCAAGATGCTCGAGCCGTTCCGCATCGCGGGCGACGAGCTTCGAAGCGAGATGGACATCGATGTCCGAATCGAAGGCGGCGGAATTAGCGGACAGGCAGATGCCGTCCGAACCGCCATCGCTCGAGGGATCGTCCAGCACACGAACGATGCGGAGCTTCGTGACGCGTTCATGGAGTTCGATCGGTCGCTGCTGGTCAACGACGTTCGCCAGTCCGAACCGAAAAAGTGGGGCGGCCCGGGCGCTCGGGCACGCTACCAGAAATCGTACCGCTGA
- the mvk gene encoding mevalonate kinase, protein MTLSSAPGKVYLFGEHAVVYGEPAVPCAIERRARVGVERRSDGKLRVHAEDLSLDGFTVEYGASADDRPDVDVQESLLTAATQYVDSAIEQVREVTGKAEIGFDVTIESDIPLGAGLGSSAAVAVAAIDAGTRALGTTLEADELAERAYRTEHEVQEGQASRADTFCSATGGAVRVEGDDCRSIDAPDLPIVIGFDGGAGDTGELVAGVRRVREEYEFAADTIEAIGDVVRNGEDALAADDVEELGRLMNFNHGLLSALGVSSRSLDTMTWAARDAGALGAKLTGAGGGGCIVALDPTPETQTALSFTPGCEDAFRAALADEGVKRLE, encoded by the coding sequence ATGACACTCTCGAGCGCTCCCGGCAAGGTGTACCTGTTCGGGGAGCACGCGGTCGTCTACGGCGAGCCGGCGGTTCCCTGTGCGATCGAGCGACGGGCTCGGGTCGGCGTCGAGCGACGGAGCGACGGTAAACTGCGCGTTCACGCAGAAGACCTCAGTCTGGACGGGTTTACGGTCGAATACGGCGCTTCGGCCGACGACAGACCCGACGTGGACGTCCAGGAATCGTTGCTGACGGCGGCGACGCAGTACGTCGATAGCGCGATCGAGCAGGTTCGGGAGGTGACCGGCAAAGCGGAGATCGGATTCGACGTGACGATCGAAAGCGACATTCCGCTCGGCGCGGGCCTCGGTTCGTCGGCTGCGGTGGCCGTCGCCGCGATCGACGCCGGGACGCGTGCGCTCGGAACGACGCTCGAGGCCGACGAGCTCGCTGAACGCGCCTACCGTACCGAACACGAGGTACAGGAGGGACAGGCTTCGCGCGCCGATACGTTCTGCTCCGCGACCGGCGGCGCGGTCCGCGTCGAGGGCGACGACTGTCGATCCATCGACGCACCCGATTTGCCGATCGTGATCGGGTTCGACGGCGGTGCGGGCGATACGGGCGAACTCGTCGCTGGCGTCCGGAGGGTTCGCGAGGAGTACGAGTTCGCAGCCGACACGATCGAAGCTATCGGAGACGTGGTCAGAAACGGCGAGGACGCACTCGCTGCCGACGACGTCGAGGAACTCGGCCGGCTGATGAACTTCAACCACGGCCTCCTGTCGGCGCTCGGCGTCTCCTCGAGGTCGCTGGATACGATGACCTGGGCGGCGCGGGACGCGGGTGCGCTGGGGGCAAAGCTGACCGGTGCCGGCGGCGGCGGCTGTATCGTCGCTCTCGACCCGACGCCGGAGACCCAGACAGCGCTGTCGTTTACGCCGGGTTGTGAGGACGCCTTCCGAGCAGCGCTCGCCGACGAGGGGGTCAAACGGCTCGAATGA